The Ipomoea triloba cultivar NCNSP0323 chromosome 13, ASM357664v1 genomic interval GCCAACACTAAGGAATGTTTTCAAAAGGCTCTTACGCCATAATTGAGATAACAAGAATGACTCACGAAAGGTTGTTATACCACAATGAACTATAAACTCAATACGTCACTCAAAGGAACGTCAAGATAAGTCATAACCACAATAAGTAACAAAGAGAGGATAGATAATCAAATAGGAATCAAGAGAGGTTCAATCTACTACATAGTCCACCAAATAGCCTATCAAGGCATAATCAATATAAGTACAATCCACCAAATGTAATAGTGAAATTCACATGGAGGACTGCAATCTAAAAACAATACCACATAAATCAATATCCACAAATAGTATCAAGTGAGCCAGATAATGCAGGATTTCACCGCAGCTACGTCCTTAGTGAACGGCGTTCCCCACACAACGACCATCACCTCCGTCCAATAAGCGAACCTTACCACAATAGAAACAAATCTAGCACTTTAAGTGTATACCCTtattgggattccaagcccaacgGGTTAGTTACTACCTCTTACACCCAGGATTCGTTTCTACCATGTGCCCAAAATATCCACCAGAGCCAAAGGCCCACAAATCTCAAACGGATCCATATGCCAGCGTAATGATATCAAGAAAGATTCAATAACAAGGAATATAGCTCTCAACAAAGAATGTCTCTTAACAAGGAGTACATAGAATTCCAAaggaacatatatataaatgagaaTCAAAGGTAGTAGCTCAAActcaatccaagaataagaattcCAATAGAATTATAATCAATCCAAGGAAATGATACAAGAGTACAATGGGGTAACAAATACTCAATAGAGTCAACGATATCAACAAAACATAGAATTCCAATGCTCACAAGATACAAGGATTATCAAATGATAGGATTCATGAATGAATAATattcaataaacaagaataggAATTATTCCACATCATGCCATTACAACAAACTGAAATAACCAAGGAATACTCATACTGGAATAAAGCTCACTGGAACAGTGAACAACACTGAACCAACAGAACAGTACAGCGGGACTAGGGAGTCCGCCACTCACTATCGCAAGAACAAATAGAAGAGGGCAATGGAAGAGAGTCTTCCGCCACTCAGTTCCACTAGTAGCCTTGCGGGGCTGGCTCACGGGCGTGCCAGTCCCGTGGGTCATTTTCGCCAGGTAAAAAATGCAAATGAGACAGAACATTTCCAGAAACAACACTCAGTCAACGAAATAGGCAACTATACTCAGATCTTCCAGAATACAGAATATATCAACAACAATACGCTATCAAGAGTAGAATAAATGGAACTTCAAGGATACAATAAACTTCAAGATCAAACCACAATATCAAAGATATACCACCACAATAGCTCAAGAATGCAAGAATACACATATTATCATACAAGAGGGGAAAGTAGGTTTTATTGGACATAaggattacctcttgaagctatCTAATCAACCAAGGTCTCCTTCAAACTTAGCCTAGCACATCATCCATCTCTTGATCATCTTAGTAGCCCCAAAACCCAACAAAAGATAGAAAAAGAATCATAAGAAAGATGAAATAGAAAGAGGAGAAAGGAGATGCAAGATGAGCTCTCACCATGGTCCAACTTAGTAGGATATAAAAGATGAGTCTTAGTTGAATTCTTGAGGATGATGAAGGATGAATATTTGGTAGGGTTGATGGTGGAAATGGCGTGAGAGATgaggggaagagagagagtggtggtcgtagcataaaaccacatacaaatacccggagtattccggggttatcgaaccacagggaagtggggtatcaagcactagttactaattatattcgcaagaagctattcctacgttcacaatggatgattatctatggatatgcaaacaagataattaaaataaggcaaacgggtttttgtattcaaagaggtaaaagcgggatttttgggagttaaagtgtttaatcacctagtgccaatctaaagtgaaataattatttgggttaaacaagtgtggaaaattgtcatctaaaagggaaaggttactctcgtaactcaaacccaaaatacggtaattggaatactcactctcgtgagctattcaaaatatatcccttaaccaaattgtcctctctcgaggtacaatagtcaagtgcaattgtgggtgctctttgattcatagacaaatctagcaagggtacaagcaatcatatgcatctaattacaagtatcaataacataaatcacaattgcaacacaagcaataaacccaaatagatatttcattaaaacaaaataagaactaggcacataggttcataaacacttttatacccaaaaatcccaaaaggaagtttagcctaacatggctaaaatagatccaacaattattcaataaagttcaaaatagaaaagagaaaggaagatattctcccaaatgatgcctccaagctcttttctttgatctcctttccaaaagttgtgatgatttcttctttggcttttggagatgatgaagcttcttttccttgttctCTTTCCCCTTTTTCTGACAAAAACCAGCAGCCAACCCGGTAGGGTTTGGGGAGAAATGAAGCCTTAAATAGTGGGATCCAAAACAGGGACAAATCTGGAACTTTGTTCTGGGATGAATAGTGTCTTGGgcaggattctcgacgcgtcgagaatgtttctcgacgcgtcgagaataaaATGGCGAAATTTTTATTGCTCTCTGGaaggtctcgacgcgtcgagagatattctcgacgcgtcgagaatctgcGGTAAACAGTACTTTCGGTCCCATTTTGACTTCTCAACACTTTTGATTCCTTTGCATTGCCTTTTTGCTCCCAAGTGGTTATAATGCAGCACTAAACACACCAAAGACactcaaaccaagcattataccactttaaataaaataacaaggaaaaagcattggagataacattttaatacacaattaattataaaacctaaataaaaacacaagtaaaataggtacaaatgagagtgtatcaagtGGCTTCTTAGAAAATGCCTTAGTCTTAGCTTTTATATGAGTGGATAAGATAGGAGaagtatatacataaatttatatataaccaTTAGGTTAGGATGACTTATTAAATGAGCCTTTTAGAATTATAAGGCTTATAGATATATAAGGAATTAAATTGGACTACAAGGAATAGTAATATGATAAGAGATAAAATTAAAGCCCATAAAATATTGGGTCAAATGCCTTATCATAGTTGGGAGAAGATCGCGCCGGAGAATTGGAGCTAGTCGCAATGTAGAACTATGGAGACTGgtatattttgttttctagtgttaattttaaataatcttAATTTagatagtttgaattttttattatatgttgatTGTTTTTTGGAATAATTGCGGTTTTTGTTGTAATGGTGGTTTTCCGGTGACGTTGGTGTGTGATGACGATGGACTTATGATGTTTGTGTGTGGTGACATTGTGGCGTGTTTTGTAGGGGTATGGTGTATTTCGTAGTGAACTGTGGTGTATATTTAGTTGATATTATTGAATGGTCAGTTGTGTGATGTAATTTGAGAACTGGTGCATATTAGTATGTGTGGTGACggtgtggtgtgttttgtatGGGGTATGGTGTATTTCATAGTGAACTGTGGTGTATATTTAGTTGATATTATTGAATGGTCAATTGTGTGAtgtaatctgagaactggtgcatatTAGTACGTTgcatggtgtgttttagtaggtatgttggtgcatttttatttgattaggtGTAGTATGAGTACGGTGGGTAATGGTGTGTTGTAATTTGTCCAGTTGTGCactttaatacgttgaatggtgtgttttgttaCGAATGTAGGTGCGTTTTAAGAGAGCAGTTGCATTTTTTGTTATTGTGGTTACTGGTGTGATTTGATCTGAacactggtgcattttattacgTTTCAAGGTGTGTTTTAGTACATATGTTAGTGCATTTTATTTAACAATGGTGGTTAgtatttttttcatgtttttaaTTGGTGTGTAGGTGTGAATATGGACTCTGCTAGTGGTGGTTGTGATGAAGGTTATTCCACAGACATTGGTGTAAAAGGCAGTGCTTGTGATATGGAAATATCACCTTGTATGACTAAGTATTGGCGTCCAATTTGTGCCAACAGTTTGAAGCCTCATGTTGGGTAACAATTTGATTCTTTGGATAGtgcttttggtttttataaacaaTATGCTGGCTCTGTTGGTTTTGACTGTAGGCAGAGCACAACTCAGAAGGGTAGAGATGGTGTTATTGTCTTGAAGCATGTTGTATGTAGTCGTGAGGGGTTCAAGCATAGTCATTCTAGTGTTGTGAAGAGGCGTAGGGTGACAAATAGGGTTGGGTGTAAGGCTAATTAAGGTGGTTTTTAAATTCATCCCGAAAGGTTGTTATtctgtgcattttttttaggaaCGGCATACCCATTCGATGTGTTCAATTATTGCTAAGCAATTTTTAAAGGTCAATCGCAATCTTGATGCTGGCCATCAAATTTTCGTTGCAAGTTGTGTTCGGGCAAATATTGGCCCTACTCGGTCGTATAGGTTATTTAAGGAGATTGCTGGTGAGTATTCTAATGTTGGGGCTATAAGTGTGgactttcaaaatttcaaacgTGATTTAATGGCGTACATTTTGAATGGTGATGCTCAATTGTTCATAGATACGCTGTTTAAAAGGCGTGAATTGTGCGAAGCATTTGGGTTTGAATACGACGTTGATGAGGGTGACCAGCTCTCAAGGGTTTTCTTCGCTTCAGTGTCAAGGAAGaacttttctttgtttggtgATGTTGCTTCGTTTGATGCTACATACCGTACTAACAGGTTAGTAATCTGTTTTTTGTTTGTGCATTTTGTATAGAATAGTGGTGTATTATTCTATGATATATGGTGTGTTCTGAGACGTATTATTTTGTTAactattttttgtgtttttccttaTGTAGGTATAATCTGATTTTTGTCCCATTTACTGGCATTGATAATAATAAGAGATGCATCACCTTTGGTGCTGGGCTGCTTACGAAGGAAGACATAGACTCATACGTGTGGCTTTTGGAGAGCTTTAAGAAAATAATGGGCCATGATCCTATTTGCGTTGTTACAGATCAAGATCCAACTGTGACGGTTGTCGTTGCTCAAGTGTTTGGTGCGTCAAAACATAGATTTTGTATGTGGCATATAATGTGCAAGGTGGGAGAGAAGGTTGGACCAGTTTTGTCTAAAGACGGGGTGTTTAGGAGGAAGTTGAATTGCATCGTTTGGGATAATTCAATTGATCTCGATGCCTTTGAGCTGCGATGGAATCATATTATGGAGAAATATGGGTTGGGTGATAATGGTTGATTTCGTTACTTGTTTGAGTCCCATACATTTTGGGCATCTCCATACTTTCATGACGAGTTTATGACAGGTTTGGTTAGGACCACATCTAGATCGAAGTCTCAAAACAGTTTCTTTGGTAGCTTCTCTAATGTACATTCTAGCTTGGTTGAATTTTTGGTGCATTATGATAGTGCTATTGGTGCACAGTGGCATGCTCAAGCAAAACTAAATGCTGATTGTGAAGTTTGTTTTCCAGTGTTGAAGACACCATTGGCGTTGGAGCGACATGCCATGGGTGTTTACACAATTTCtgtgttttatgatgttttatGAGCCcgaaacaaattaatttacgttaataacataactgaagaaaaaactaacataaaaatgaactaattgaactaacttacatttgcatagtttgaaaaaaaatataatgttattgggtaaatgtctcacatttaaatataatgttattaaattaattaaaattcacatatttaagaatgatactcatctcga includes:
- the LOC116001074 gene encoding protein FAR1-RELATED SEQUENCE 5-like, producing the protein MDSASGGCDEGYSTDIGVKGSACDMEISPCMTKYWRPICANSLKPHVGQSTTQKGRDGVIVLKHVVNRNLDAGHQIFVASCVRANIGPTRSYRLFKEIAGEYSNVGAISVDFQNFKRDLMAYILNGDAQLFIDTLFKRRELCEAFGFEYDVDEGDQLSRVFFASVSRKNFSLFGDVASFDATYRTNRYNLIFVPFTGIDNNKRCITFGAGLLTKEDIDSYVWLLESFKKIMGHDPICVVTDQDPTVTVVVAQVFGASKHRFCMWHIMCKVGEKVGPVLSKDGVFRRKLNCIVWDNSIDLDAFELRWNHIMEKYGLGLVRTTSRSKSQNSFFGSFSNVHSSLVEFLVHYDSAIGAQWHAQAKLNADCEVCFPVLKTPLALERHAMGVYTISVFYDVL